Proteins encoded together in one Neisseria lactamica window:
- the repM gene encoding replication initiation protein RepM has protein sequence MAVKNLVVKDNALINASYNLELVEQRLILLSIIEARTTGKGITANDRLTITASSYMNNFHTNRNTAYKALKDACNNLFERQFSFIEKTPKGEKVVRTRWVSQVAYIEQQATVELVFAPNVAPLITMLEKNFTSYELDQVSSLSSKYAVRLYEIIISWRAAGKTPMFSTMELRERLGVMPDEYQKMELFKRKVLDFAVKQINDKTDISITYEQHKEGRKIVGFTFSILHKIGSKDIPLENQSELFAGMTDLEAGTIRVRAEAYIASLIAKGQNVTKAHRLNILKKAVEERWGFEDAAKDNGVKNPENKNAKVGLTEWEKISNGTRFKDKDGTIWVKDSGMLRTEGTNRWIADSQIARLFPMLTVMVEEGI, from the coding sequence ATGGCTGTTAAAAACCTTGTTGTTAAAGACAATGCGTTAATCAATGCCAGCTACAATCTTGAACTGGTGGAGCAGAGGTTAATACTGTTGTCCATTATTGAGGCTAGGACTACGGGAAAGGGGATTACCGCAAACGACAGGTTGACCATTACAGCCAGCAGTTACATGAATAATTTCCATACCAACCGCAATACGGCGTATAAGGCTTTGAAAGATGCCTGTAACAACCTTTTTGAACGCCAATTCAGTTTTATCGAGAAAACACCAAAAGGGGAAAAGGTAGTACGGACAAGGTGGGTATCTCAGGTCGCCTATATTGAACAACAGGCAACGGTAGAGTTAGTTTTTGCACCAAATGTTGCCCCTTTGATTACGATGCTAGAAAAAAACTTCACAAGCTACGAGCTTGATCAGGTCTCATCGTTGAGCAGTAAATACGCGGTGCGGCTCTACGAAATTATTATTTCATGGCGTGCAGCCGGTAAGACACCGATGTTCAGTACAATGGAGTTGCGTGAACGTTTGGGTGTGATGCCTGACGAGTATCAAAAAATGGAGCTGTTCAAACGTAAGGTTTTGGATTTCGCCGTCAAGCAGATCAATGATAAAACGGATATTTCCATTACCTACGAGCAGCATAAAGAAGGACGAAAAATTGTAGGTTTTACATTCTCAATCCTACATAAAATAGGGTCGAAAGACATCCCTCTTGAAAATCAATCGGAACTTTTTGCCGGAATGACTGATTTGGAAGCCGGAACGATACGGGTCAGGGCGGAAGCATATATCGCTTCGCTCATTGCAAAAGGTCAGAACGTGACTAAAGCCCATAGGCTGAATATTCTGAAAAAAGCCGTAGAGGAACGTTGGGGATTTGAAGATGCGGCTAAAGATAATGGGGTCAAAAATCCTGAAAACAAAAATGCAAAAGTCGGTTTAACCGAATGGGAAAAGATTTCTAATGGCACACGTTTTAAGGACAAGGATGGAACAATTTGGGTTAAAGATTCAGGTATGCTTAGGACTGAAGGGACAAACAGGTGGATAGCCGATTCTCAGATTGCCAGATTATTTCCTATGTTAACTGTGATGGTTGAGGAAGGTATTTAA
- a CDS encoding ABC transporter permease, whose product MNPVWIITGKEVRDSLRNRWVLAAALLLAALALSLGFLGSSPTGSVKVDPLTVTVVSLSSLSIFLIPLIAMLLSYDALIGEIERGTMALLLSYPISRNQILAGKFVGHLIILALATTAGYGLAGITLQLANGSFDIAAWKPFALLIAASVILGAAFLSMGYLISAKVKERGTAAGISIGVWLFFVVIFDMALLGILVADSKQVITAPVVETVLLFNPTDIYRLLNLTGYENTAMYAGMAGLSGQISLTVPVLLTAQVLWVIIPLVLAAGIFRKRQI is encoded by the coding sequence ATGAACCCTGTTTGGATTATTACCGGCAAAGAAGTCCGCGACAGTCTGCGCAACCGCTGGGTGCTTGCCGCCGCCCTCCTGCTTGCCGCACTTGCCCTTTCTTTAGGTTTTCTCGGCAGCTCGCCCACCGGTTCGGTCAAGGTCGATCCGCTGACCGTTACCGTCGTCAGCCTGTCGAGCCTGTCTATTTTCCTGATTCCGCTGATTGCGATGCTGCTTTCCTATGACGCACTGATTGGGGAAATCGAGCGCGGTACGATGGCGTTGCTGTTGAGTTATCCCATTTCACGCAACCAAATCCTTGCCGGCAAGTTTGTCGGACACCTCATCATCCTCGCCCTCGCCACCACGGCAGGCTACGGATTGGCAGGCATTACGCTGCAACTTGCCAACGGCAGTTTCGACATCGCCGCTTGGAAACCCTTTGCATTGTTGATTGCCGCCAGCGTCATCCTCGGTGCGGCTTTTCTGTCTATGGGCTACTTGATTAGTGCGAAAGTCAAAGAGCGGGGGACGGCGGCCGGCATTTCCATCGGTGTGTGGTTGTTTTTCGTCGTCATCTTCGATATGGCGCTTTTGGGTATTCTGGTTGCCGACTCGAAACAGGTGATTACCGCGCCTGTTGTTGAAACAGTGCTGCTGTTTAATCCTACCGACATCTACCGCCTGCTCAACCTGACCGGTTACGAAAATACGGCTATGTATGCGGGTATGGCGGGTTTGAGCGGACAAATCAGCCTGACCGTCCCCGTTTTGCTGACTGCGCAGGTTTTATGGGTTATCATTCCGCTTGTTTTGGCAGCCGGAATTTTTAGAAAGCGACAAATATGA
- a CDS encoding electron transfer flavoprotein-ubiquinone oxidoreductase — translation MTESITRDSMQYDVVIVGAGPSGLSAAIKLKQLAEKNGREISVCVVEKGSEAGAHSLAGAVIDPIALNELIPDWKEKGAPLTRTVTQDKVLFLTEKKAFNLPITPNFDNHGNYIASLGEVVRWLAEQAENLGVEIYPGFAAAEVLYHEDGSVKGIATGNMGVGKDGEPTDSFQPGMELWARQTLFAEGCRGSLSKQVIERFQLDQNSQPQTYGLGIKEIWEVPSEQHQPGLVVHSAGWPLDSKTYGGAFVYHFDDNKVAVGFVVGLDYQNPYLSPFEEFQRFKTHPEIRKTFEGGRRIAYGARSLIEGGLQSLPKLSFKGGVLIGDAAGFLNMPRIKGIHTAMKSAMIAAEAVFPLLGNLEEVENFDSGKEAADYRQRFEQSWLYQELYAARNVRPSFKWGVYLGSLYTGIDQMIFRGKAPWTLKHHGKDNEQLKKAAACKPIDYPKPDGVLTFDRLSSVFLANLAHEENQPDHLVLNNPQAMIDVNYKEYASPETRYCPAGVYEIVEENGSPRLQINAANCVHCKTCDIKDPTQNITWICPEGASGPNYGGM, via the coding sequence ATGACCGAATCCATCACCCGCGACAGTATGCAATACGATGTCGTGATTGTCGGCGCAGGCCCGTCGGGTTTGTCCGCCGCCATCAAACTCAAGCAGCTTGCCGAAAAAAACGGGCGCGAAATCAGCGTTTGCGTGGTGGAGAAGGGTTCGGAGGCGGGGGCGCATTCGCTGGCGGGCGCGGTTATCGATCCGATTGCGCTGAACGAGCTGATTCCCGACTGGAAAGAAAAAGGCGCGCCGCTGACGCGCACGGTAACTCAGGACAAGGTGTTGTTCCTGACGGAGAAAAAAGCGTTCAATCTGCCTATTACCCCGAATTTCGACAATCACGGCAACTACATCGCCAGCTTGGGCGAAGTCGTGCGCTGGTTGGCGGAGCAGGCGGAAAATTTGGGCGTGGAAATTTATCCGGGCTTTGCCGCCGCCGAAGTGCTGTATCACGAAGACGGTTCGGTCAAAGGCATTGCGACCGGCAATATGGGCGTGGGCAAAGACGGCGAGCCGACCGATTCATTCCAGCCCGGTATGGAACTTTGGGCGCGGCAAACCCTGTTTGCCGAGGGTTGTCGCGGTTCGCTTTCCAAACAAGTCATCGAACGTTTCCAACTCGACCAAAACAGCCAGCCGCAAACTTACGGCTTGGGCATTAAAGAAATTTGGGAAGTGCCGTCCGAACAGCATCAGCCAGGTTTGGTGGTGCACAGCGCAGGCTGGCCGCTGGACAGCAAAACCTATGGTGGCGCGTTTGTTTACCATTTCGACGACAACAAAGTCGCCGTCGGCTTCGTGGTCGGTTTGGACTATCAAAATCCTTATCTGTCGCCGTTTGAAGAGTTCCAACGTTTCAAAACCCATCCCGAAATCCGTAAAACCTTTGAAGGCGGCCGCCGCATCGCTTACGGCGCGCGTTCGCTGATTGAAGGAGGTTTGCAAAGCCTGCCGAAACTCTCGTTCAAAGGCGGCGTTTTAATCGGCGATGCGGCGGGTTTCCTCAATATGCCGCGCATCAAAGGCATCCATACCGCGATGAAGTCCGCTATGATTGCCGCCGAAGCCGTGTTCCCCTTATTGGGAAACCTTGAAGAAGTGGAAAACTTCGACAGCGGCAAAGAGGCGGCGGATTACCGGCAACGTTTTGAACAAAGCTGGCTGTATCAAGAGCTTTATGCCGCGCGCAACGTCCGTCCGTCATTCAAATGGGGCGTTTACCTCGGCTCACTTTATACCGGCATCGACCAGATGATTTTCAGAGGCAAAGCCCCGTGGACTTTGAAACATCACGGCAAAGACAACGAGCAGCTCAAAAAAGCCGCCGCGTGCAAGCCGATTGATTATCCGAAGCCCGACGGCGTGTTGACCTTCGACCGCTTGAGCAGCGTTTTCCTCGCCAATCTCGCGCACGAAGAAAACCAGCCCGACCATTTGGTACTGAACAATCCGCAAGCGATGATAGACGTGAACTATAAAGAATACGCCTCGCCAGAAACGCGCTATTGTCCGGCCGGTGTGTATGAAATCGTCGAAGAAAACGGCAGCCCGCGCCTACAAATCAACGCGGCCAACTGCGTTCACTGCAAAACCTGCGACATCAAAGACCCGACGCAAAACATCACTTGGATTTGCCCTGAAGGCGCGAGCGGGCCGAATTACGGCGGGATGTAA
- a CDS encoding nitrous oxide reductase accessory protein NosL yields MKKTLLAIVAVFALSACRQAEEAPPPLPQQISDRSVGHYCSMNLTEHNGPKAQIFLNGKPDQPVWFSTIKQMFGYTKLPEEPKGIRVIYVTDMGNVTDWTNPNADTEWIDAKKAFYVIDSGFIGGMGAEDALPFGKKEQAEKFAKDKGGKVVGFDDMPDTYIFK; encoded by the coding sequence ATGAAGAAAACCCTGTTGGCAATTGTTGCCGTTTTCGCCTTAAGTGCCTGCCGGCAGGCGGAAGAGGCACCGCCGCCTTTACCCCAGCAGATTAGCGACCGTTCGGTCGGACACTATTGCAGTATGAATCTGACCGAACACAACGGCCCCAAAGCCCAGATTTTCTTGAACGGTAAACCTGACCAGCCAGTTTGGTTCTCCACCATCAAGCAGATGTTCGGCTATACCAAGCTGCCCGAAGAGCCTAAAGGCATCCGCGTGATTTACGTTACCGATATGGGCAATGTTACCGATTGGACGAATCCCAATGCCGACACGGAGTGGATAGATGCGAAAAAAGCCTTTTATGTCATTGACAGCGGCTTTATCGGCGGTATGGGTGCGGAAGACGCGCTGCCGTTCGGCAAAAAGGAGCAGGCTGAAAAATTTGCCAAGGATAAAGGCGGTAAGGTTGTCGGTTTCGACGATATGCCTGATACCTATATTTTCAAGTAA
- a CDS encoding nitrous oxide reductase family maturation protein NosD: MHTSALRIWLKAVLILAAGSIFQTAPAAVVHVSPQDNLAEIFARAHAGDTLKLASGVYQTKLYIDKPITIEGPADRSATIEGDRSGRTIAVHAPDVTLRNLTVTRSGMSLPAMDAGIYLEETAPRALIEHNNIFDNSVGVYLHGSADAMVRENKIVGDATLRVNERGNGVTVWNAPGAQVVGNDISKGRDGIFSNTSTHNTYKNNRFSDLRFAVHYMYTNDSEISGNISVGNNMGYVLMFSERLKVFDNIAVGSRDQGIMLNYVNYSDIHDNIINKAGKCVFAYNANYDKLSANHFENCQIGIHFTAAIEGTSLHDNSFINNESQVKYVSTRFLDWSEGGHGNYWSDNSAFDLNGDGFGDSAYRPNGIIDQIIWRAPVSRLLMNSPAISIVKWAQAQFPAVLPGGVVDSKPLMKPYAPKIQTRYQAMKDELLKEAETRQSEWGRAENGSLN, from the coding sequence ATGCACACATCCGCGCTCCGTATATGGCTGAAGGCCGTACTGATACTTGCCGCCGGCAGCATTTTTCAGACGGCACCGGCAGCCGTCGTCCACGTTTCCCCGCAAGACAACCTTGCCGAAATTTTTGCCCGTGCTCATGCGGGCGATACGCTCAAACTGGCTTCCGGCGTATATCAAACCAAACTTTATATCGACAAACCGATTACGATTGAAGGGCCTGCCGACCGTTCCGCAACCATCGAAGGGGACAGGAGCGGGCGTACCATAGCCGTACACGCGCCGGACGTAACGCTCCGCAACCTGACCGTTACCCGTTCCGGTATGAGCCTGCCAGCAATGGATGCCGGTATTTATCTCGAAGAAACCGCTCCGCGCGCCCTGATCGAACACAATAATATTTTTGATAATTCGGTCGGCGTATATCTGCATGGTTCTGCCGATGCGATGGTGCGCGAGAATAAAATCGTCGGCGACGCGACTTTGCGCGTGAACGAGCGCGGCAACGGCGTTACCGTTTGGAACGCGCCCGGCGCGCAGGTCGTCGGCAACGACATTTCCAAAGGACGGGACGGCATTTTTTCCAATACCAGCACGCATAACACCTATAAAAACAACCGTTTCAGCGATTTGCGTTTCGCCGTCCACTATATGTACACCAACGACAGCGAAATCAGCGGCAATATTTCCGTGGGCAACAATATGGGCTATGTGCTGATGTTTTCCGAGCGGCTCAAAGTATTCGACAATATCGCCGTCGGCAGCCGCGATCAGGGCATTATGCTCAACTATGTCAACTATTCCGATATTCACGACAACATTATCAACAAAGCGGGCAAGTGCGTTTTTGCCTACAATGCCAACTACGATAAACTGTCCGCCAATCATTTTGAAAACTGCCAAATCGGCATACACTTTACCGCCGCCATCGAAGGCACGTCCCTGCATGACAATTCCTTTATCAACAACGAAAGCCAGGTCAAATACGTCAGCACGCGCTTTCTCGACTGGAGCGAAGGCGGACACGGCAACTATTGGAGCGACAACAGCGCGTTCGATTTGAACGGCGACGGCTTCGGCGACAGCGCGTACCGTCCCAACGGCATTATCGACCAAATCATCTGGCGCGCGCCCGTATCACGCCTCTTGATGAACAGCCCTGCAATCAGCATCGTCAAATGGGCGCAGGCGCAGTTTCCCGCCGTTTTGCCCGGAGGCGTGGTGGACAGCAAACCGCTGATGAAGCCTTATGCCCCCAAAATTCAAACCCGTTATCAGGCGATGAAGGACGAGTTGCTCAAAGAAGCCGAAACGCGGCAGTCGGAATGGGGCAGGGCGGAAAACGGTTCTTTGAACTAG
- a CDS encoding ABC transporter ATP-binding protein produces MTTHHVELRKVTKRFGAQKAVNQVDLVLKAGESVGLAGHNGAGKSTIMKLILGLITPTEGEVMLLGERTGSKAGARLRSQIGYLPETVALHPSLTGIETLDFYAKLKKQPLTQNRGLLERVGISQAAHRRVGTYSKGMRQRLALAQALLGEPKVLLFDEPTTGLDPASRQMFYEVVRELNGRGATVLLSTHALAELDGHADRIIVMKNGVKVADGSMDELHVQSGLPLTVNIRLNAPRTLSSRWQPLSDGISYRAQCQAEERMNLLGELGSLSDLAYLDIHTPTLDEMYAQFLKREDV; encoded by the coding sequence ATGACCACACATCATGTCGAATTGAGGAAGGTAACCAAACGGTTCGGGGCGCAAAAAGCGGTCAACCAAGTCGATTTGGTTTTGAAGGCAGGAGAAAGCGTCGGGCTTGCCGGGCACAACGGCGCGGGCAAGTCCACCATTATGAAGCTGATACTCGGGCTGATTACCCCGACCGAAGGCGAAGTGATGCTTTTGGGCGAACGTACCGGCAGCAAAGCGGGGGCGCGGCTTCGCAGCCAAATCGGCTACCTGCCCGAAACCGTTGCGCTGCACCCTTCGCTGACCGGCATCGAAACGCTGGACTTTTACGCGAAACTTAAAAAACAGCCGCTCACACAAAACCGGGGGCTGCTCGAGCGCGTCGGCATTTCACAGGCGGCACACCGCCGCGTCGGCACTTATTCTAAAGGGATGCGCCAACGCCTTGCCTTGGCACAAGCCCTGCTGGGCGAGCCCAAAGTCCTGCTGTTTGACGAACCGACAACCGGCCTCGACCCTGCATCACGACAAATGTTTTACGAAGTCGTGCGCGAACTTAACGGGCGCGGCGCGACCGTATTGCTCAGCACCCACGCCCTTGCCGAGTTGGACGGACACGCCGACCGCATTATCGTGATGAAAAACGGCGTTAAGGTTGCCGACGGCAGTATGGACGAATTGCACGTCCAAAGCGGACTGCCGCTGACCGTCAATATCCGCCTCAATGCACCGCGCACCTTGAGCAGCCGCTGGCAGCCGCTTTCAGACGGCATTTCCTACCGGGCGCAATGTCAGGCGGAAGAACGTATGAACCTTTTGGGCGAATTGGGCAGCCTGTCCGACCTTGCCTATCTCGACATCCACACGCCGACGCTTGATGAAATGTACGCACAGTTCTTGAAAAGGGAGGACGTATGA